GGTGCTTCGCTGGTTTACGCCCGGTTGTGAAGTCAATCTTTGTGGGCATGCCACCCTGGCCACTGCCCATGTGCTTTGGCAGCGCGGGGTTGGCCGTGACATGATTGATTTTCGTACTCGCAGTGGTCTGCTCTCGGCCACCCGCAACGAGCATGTCATCAGCTTGGAACTGCCTGCGGATTCACCCGTGGAGCTTCCCCCGGACATGCAGGCGAGCATCGCAGGCCTTCTGGGCGTTCAAGCGGAATGGATTGGCCGGGGTGGTGAAGATGTGCTTGTCGTGTTCAAGCAGGCTGATGATGTGAGGCAACTGCAGCCTGACTTGGCCTTGCTGAAAACATTACCTTTTCGTGGCCTGATCGTCACGGCGCCGGGGGATGAGGATGGCGTGGATTGCGTTTCCCGGTTCTTTGCCCCCGCCGCCGGCATCCCGGAAGACCCGATTACCGGATCGGCCCACTGCCTGCTGGCAGTGTATTGGGGGCAACGTCTCGGGCGCAGGACGCTGCGGGGTTACCAGGCATCGGCCCGCACCGGGGTCGTGGATATGGCACTGTCGGGTTCCAGAGTGATATTGAGCGGCCTGGCAAAGACGGTGTTAACGGGCGAATTCCACGGTTGATTGGCGCAATGTTTGCTCATTGTTTAAGGAGGTTTAGGCAATCATGGCAACGACGATCCACGTCTGGTTTGATTTTGCCAGCACCTACAGTTATCCGGCGGTGCTGCGGGCCATGCAATTGGCAGCGGCAAACCACATTTCGCTGCACTGGCGGCCCTTTATGCTGGGCGTGATTTTCAAGCAACAAGGCTGGAACGATTCGCCTTTCAATCTCTATCCCCCTAAAGGGCGATACATGTGGCGGGATATGGAAAGGCTGTGCGCAGCACAGGGCATCCCCTTTAATAAGCCCACACAGTTTCCCCGTAGCGGCCTACTGGCAGGCCGCATAGCCTGCCTTAACCAGACCGCCCCATGGATAACCGCGTTTATCCAGGCGGTTTACCGGGCCAACTTCGTCCATGACCAGAATATCGCGGATACCACTGTCATCGGCGAAATCCTCCACCAACTGAATGTGGATAGCGAGGGCGTTATTACCCGTGCAGCCTCGGAGGAGAGTAAGCAAAAGTTCAGGGGCCAGACTGGTCAGGCTGTGGAGCTGGGCATTTTCGGATCGCCCACCTTTATGATCGGTGATGAAATGTTCTGGGGTGGCGACCGACTGGTGGAGGCCATCGACTTTGCCATGGGACGATATTCCCGATTATGATCTCTGCGGTGTAATACCCGATAACGTTTCTTGATGGGAGTGGGCACCGATGAAACTGTCTGCAACTGATTTTGTGCAAATGAAAGGTTCGAGGCCAATTACCATGCTGACGGCCTATACCTGCCCAGTGGCGAGGGAGCTTGAGGCGGCAGGCATCCCCATTATTTTGGTGGGTGATACCGTGGGCATGGTGGAAATGGGGTTTGACAGTACCCGACAGGTGACCGTGGAGCATATGGTTTACCACATAGGTGCTGTGCGCCGGGGTGCACCCAATACTCATATTATTGGCGATCTGCCCTTCGAGTCGGACAAAACACCTGAGCTGGCATTGGCTAACGCGAAACGACTGCTGGCTGCTGGTGCGGACAGCA
The window above is part of the Spongiibacter tropicus DSM 19543 genome. Proteins encoded here:
- a CDS encoding PhzF family phenazine biosynthesis protein, with protein sequence MPCPLYIVDAFTSGPFTGNPAAVCILTGRESPQWMQNVAAEMNLSETAFTWHLQTNEWVLRWFTPGCEVNLCGHATLATAHVLWQRGVGRDMIDFRTRSGLLSATRNEHVISLELPADSPVELPPDMQASIAGLLGVQAEWIGRGGEDVLVVFKQADDVRQLQPDLALLKTLPFRGLIVTAPGDEDGVDCVSRFFAPAAGIPEDPITGSAHCLLAVYWGQRLGRRTLRGYQASARTGVVDMALSGSRVILSGLAKTVLTGEFHG
- a CDS encoding 2-hydroxychromene-2-carboxylate isomerase; protein product: MATTIHVWFDFASTYSYPAVLRAMQLAAANHISLHWRPFMLGVIFKQQGWNDSPFNLYPPKGRYMWRDMERLCAAQGIPFNKPTQFPRSGLLAGRIACLNQTAPWITAFIQAVYRANFVHDQNIADTTVIGEILHQLNVDSEGVITRAASEESKQKFRGQTGQAVELGIFGSPTFMIGDEMFWGGDRLVEAIDFAMGRYSRL